A window of the Candidatus Poribacteria bacterium genome harbors these coding sequences:
- a CDS encoding MFS transporter, whose translation MSSPGQTYVVSIFIESFITDLGISRSLVSTLYTLGTLVGSFVLPIVGYQIDRHGARLIVVLITALFGFACVYMGYVQNAFMLGLGFIALRMLGQGSLGLVCTNIINQWWVRRRGMVMGISGMAGSLISLGGFPNLVNWLIPTYGWRSTYILLGIILTFVIAPVAFIFFRNHPEDYGLQPDGGESSTFRFRKRKQVTTRLTEVNWTLGEAMRTSVFWILVASLSAISMLSTGLFFHMVSIFTDNGLTRNLAAAVFVPIAVTTAVVNWGSGLLVDRVPVRILLATGLFFQALSLLMACSLSDITLALVFGVVLGISSGLIRILGSVIWAMYFGRHHLGSITGFTSMVTIIGSALGPMPLGIGRDLLGSYNLALMISAAIPLLLGILGLFIADPVRLAGQLQKHEQETDE comes from the coding sequence ATGAGCAGTCCCGGTCAGACCTATGTAGTATCGATCTTTATTGAGTCCTTCATCACAGACCTAGGGATTAGCCGGTCGCTTGTCAGTACGCTCTACACACTGGGCACACTTGTGGGAAGTTTCGTCTTGCCGATTGTGGGATACCAAATCGATCGGCATGGTGCCCGGTTGATAGTGGTGCTGATTACCGCGCTTTTCGGATTTGCTTGCGTCTACATGGGCTACGTGCAGAATGCCTTCATGCTCGGTTTAGGCTTCATCGCACTCCGCATGCTCGGTCAAGGAAGTTTGGGATTGGTCTGCACGAATATCATTAATCAGTGGTGGGTGCGCCGGCGGGGCATGGTGATGGGGATTTCCGGTATGGCAGGCTCCCTTATTAGTTTGGGAGGTTTTCCAAACCTTGTCAACTGGTTAATTCCTACCTATGGTTGGAGGTCTACTTATATACTCCTTGGGATAATACTCACGTTTGTGATAGCGCCCGTGGCGTTTATATTTTTTCGTAACCATCCAGAGGATTATGGACTCCAACCAGATGGAGGGGAATCAAGTACATTCAGGTTTCGCAAAAGAAAACAGGTGACCACGAGATTAACGGAGGTGAACTGGACGCTAGGAGAGGCGATGCGCACATCCGTCTTCTGGATTTTGGTGGCAAGTCTTTCTGCGATCAGTATGCTATCCACTGGTCTATTTTTCCATATGGTCAGCATCTTTACCGATAATGGATTGACACGCAATCTCGCCGCAGCAGTTTTTGTGCCTATCGCTGTGACCACTGCGGTCGTTAATTGGGGCAGCGGTCTTCTCGTAGACCGAGTCCCGGTGCGTATATTGCTGGCCACTGGTTTGTTCTTCCAGGCGCTGTCACTATTGATGGCATGCTCGCTTTCCGACATTACCCTTGCATTGGTGTTTGGCGTTGTCCTCGGAATTTCCAGCGGGCTCATTCGTATCTTGGGCAGCGTGATCTGGGCGATGTACTTCGGACGGCATCACCTAGGGAGTATAACGGGGTTCACCTCAATGGTTACGATTATCGGCTCTGCGCTGGGACCGATGCCCTTGGGAATTGGTCGAGACTTGTTGGGAAGTTATAATCTTGCGTTAATGATTTCGGCGGCCATTCCGCTTCTGCTAGGAATTCTTGGCCTCTTTATTGCTGATCCCGTCCGTTTGGCGGGGCAGCTGCAAAAGCACGAACAAGAAACAGACGAATAA
- a CDS encoding glycerate dehydrogenase, translating into MPTESLDRAKIVVPGDNPPQIQGSPHLERLEPYGDVTLYTDRPESLEEQIDRTKDADIIMNTRGIVTWYAEALHQVPKLRMIATCSIGTDMLDLDTARELGIVICNQPGRTAPVVAEHGFGLMFAAAKRAAFMTAAVKDGGWPRMDNIYLQGKTLGIIGTGHIGAEMARLGRAVGMNVIAWTFNPSPKRAAQLGVQYVELDELLQKADVVSLHVKLTDDSREMIGKRELELMKSNALLINVARGDIVNTNALIEVLNSGHLGGAAIDVYDEEPPPADHPLLDCEQVILSPHCADMTPEGVDLLNEGVVDNVIAFLEGKPQNVVP; encoded by the coding sequence ATGCCGACAGAGAGCTTAGACCGAGCCAAAATTGTTGTTCCCGGCGACAATCCACCGCAGATACAAGGTTCCCCACATCTAGAGCGACTCGAGCCCTACGGCGATGTCACTTTGTACACAGATCGTCCAGAGTCACTTGAGGAACAGATTGACCGCACAAAAGACGCAGATATTATCATGAACACGCGTGGCATCGTAACATGGTACGCCGAAGCCTTGCACCAAGTCCCGAAACTACGCATGATTGCAACGTGCTCAATCGGCACAGACATGCTTGATTTGGACACAGCAAGGGAACTCGGCATTGTTATCTGCAATCAACCCGGTCGGACAGCTCCCGTTGTCGCTGAACACGGGTTTGGATTGATGTTCGCTGCAGCCAAACGCGCCGCGTTCATGACAGCAGCAGTGAAAGACGGTGGTTGGCCCCGAATGGACAACATCTACTTGCAGGGCAAAACGCTCGGGATTATCGGTACAGGACACATCGGAGCGGAGATGGCAAGGCTCGGTCGAGCTGTCGGGATGAACGTGATCGCCTGGACTTTCAACCCTTCACCCAAACGGGCGGCGCAACTGGGAGTCCAGTACGTCGAATTGGATGAGCTATTGCAAAAGGCAGATGTTGTCAGTCTCCATGTCAAGCTAACCGATGATAGCCGCGAAATGATTGGAAAACGGGAACTCGAACTGATGAAGTCCAACGCTCTGCTGATTAATGTCGCACGCGGCGATATCGTAAATACGAACGCGCTCATTGAGGTGCTGAATTCCGGGCATCTCGGCGGTGCCGCAATCGATGTCTACGATGAGGAACCACCGCCGGCCGACCATCCACTCCTCGACTGCGAACAGGTTATCCTTTCGCCCCATTGTGCGGACATGACGCCAGAGGGTGTTGATTTGCTCAACGAAGGCGTTGTTGATAACGTTATCGCCTTCTTGGAGGGCAAACCGCAAAACGTAGTGCCGTAA
- a CDS encoding 2-enoyl thioester reductase domain-containing protein, with amino-acid sequence MKKTVTVVCHHEHGIPEEVAQVESWDTPAIAPNQVLVEMKASPINPADINRLEGKYPIRSPLPAIAGNEGVGIIAETGSAVANLRVGQPVISLDRVGHWCDAYVSDAKSLIPLPDDIPLKQAAMLSVNPPTAWRMLEGFADLKPGDWVIQNAANSGVGRAVIQIARLRGLRTINVVRREDLIPELEAEGADIVVTDEIPLSKQIRDLTGNADVPLGLNAVGGENAREIAKSLSDRGTLVTYGAMGLQPLQMSNSLLIFKDLCFRGFWINAWYKHADTRDIHDMFNQLIPLITSGKLTVPVEQTYPLTDVKAALAHACQSARKGKILFVMN; translated from the coding sequence ATGAAAAAAACAGTAACAGTTGTTTGCCATCACGAGCACGGCATTCCCGAAGAAGTAGCCCAAGTCGAATCGTGGGACACCCCCGCCATCGCTCCCAACCAAGTTCTAGTTGAGATGAAAGCTTCACCGATTAATCCCGCCGACATCAACAGGCTTGAGGGGAAGTATCCAATTCGCTCCCCGCTACCTGCGATTGCGGGAAACGAAGGCGTTGGTATCATTGCAGAAACAGGCAGCGCGGTCGCCAATCTGCGCGTCGGTCAACCCGTTATCTCACTAGATCGAGTGGGCCACTGGTGCGATGCGTATGTATCAGACGCGAAAAGCCTGATTCCCCTGCCAGATGATATCCCTCTCAAGCAAGCAGCGATGCTATCAGTCAATCCGCCAACCGCTTGGCGGATGCTTGAAGGGTTCGCTGACCTCAAACCCGGTGATTGGGTGATTCAGAACGCCGCCAACTCTGGGGTCGGACGGGCTGTGATCCAGATCGCACGTTTACGCGGCTTGAGAACCATTAATGTCGTGCGCCGGGAGGATCTGATCCCCGAACTTGAAGCGGAAGGCGCCGATATCGTCGTCACCGATGAGATTCCACTGTCAAAACAAATTCGGGACTTGACAGGCAACGCTGATGTACCACTTGGATTGAATGCTGTCGGTGGGGAGAATGCACGGGAGATAGCCAAATCACTCAGCGATCGCGGCACATTGGTCACCTACGGTGCGATGGGACTCCAGCCACTACAGATGAGCAATAGCCTGTTAATCTTCAAAGACCTCTGTTTCCGCGGCTTTTGGATTAATGCTTGGTATAAACACGCTGATACTAGGGACATTCATGATATGTTCAATCAATTAATCCCTCTCATAACGTCAGGGAAATTGACAGTACCAGTTGAGCAAACATATCCACTCACCGATGTCAAGGCGGCTCTAGCCCATGCGTGTCAGAGCGCTCGGAAAGGAAAAATCCTATTCGTGATGAATTGA
- a CDS encoding NADPH:quinone oxidoreductase family protein: MHHKNLPQIQVPSTMKASVYREFGGPEVLRYEDMPTPEPAKGEVLVKVLAVAIDYIQLHIRHGGSGRIGSSQESHYGIKDPPHIPGGMACVEVVALGPNTEGIEIGTRHLVGGLRPGSYVEYGVVDAKGLQPRPDGRPNPTAYPSAFTPEQAAAFDYAPVAYHTLKVAAGLQARETVLIHAAAGGTGVLAVQLAKYFGAQVIATAGSEAKLQLVRELGADVVINYRTDDFVAMALEATDGRGVDVVWESIGGEVFTRNLDCMAEAGRMVSFGSNSFTGMGQVDFWPFWMKNLKLIGWGGVSNTQSRAPEIMEELITLAQEGKLRPVVRHVYRFADASEAHRLIEERGSIGKVVLTP, translated from the coding sequence ATGCACCATAAAAATCTTCCTCAAATCCAAGTTCCCTCAACGATGAAAGCCAGTGTGTACCGAGAATTTGGCGGACCCGAGGTGCTGCGCTACGAAGATATGCCCACGCCTGAGCCGGCAAAAGGCGAAGTGCTCGTCAAGGTGCTTGCTGTCGCCATTGATTACATCCAACTCCATATCCGACACGGTGGTAGTGGTCGCATCGGGTCCTCGCAAGAATCACACTACGGCATCAAAGATCCGCCACATATTCCCGGTGGCATGGCGTGTGTGGAAGTGGTGGCACTTGGTCCCAATACCGAAGGCATCGAAATTGGTACACGCCATCTAGTCGGTGGGCTGCGACCGGGGTCATACGTCGAATACGGTGTGGTTGATGCAAAAGGTTTACAACCTCGCCCGGACGGAAGACCCAACCCGACAGCTTATCCTTCCGCATTCACACCAGAGCAGGCAGCCGCCTTTGACTACGCTCCGGTTGCGTATCATACATTGAAAGTCGCTGCCGGCTTACAGGCGCGAGAAACTGTCCTCATTCACGCTGCTGCCGGCGGCACGGGCGTCCTTGCTGTCCAACTCGCCAAATACTTTGGTGCACAGGTAATCGCAACGGCGGGCAGTGAAGCGAAACTTCAATTGGTGCGAGAACTTGGTGCCGATGTGGTGATTAACTACCGAACGGATGATTTCGTGGCAATGGCGTTAGAAGCCACTGATGGGCGTGGTGTTGATGTCGTGTGGGAATCAATCGGCGGTGAGGTCTTCACACGAAACCTCGATTGTATGGCAGAAGCCGGGCGAATGGTGAGTTTTGGCTCAAACTCTTTCACGGGGATGGGGCAAGTCGATTTCTGGCCATTCTGGATGAAGAACCTAAAGCTGATTGGATGGGGCGGTGTGAGCAATACACAGTCTCGCGCTCCGGAGATTATGGAGGAACTGATTACCCTAGCCCAGGAGGGTAAACTCAGACCGGTGGTGCGGCATGTATACCGATTCGCAGACGCATCTGAGGCACACCGTCTGATCGAGGAACGGGGTTCGATTGGGAAAGTAGTGCTAACGCCGTGA